CTACCAATATGATGGAATTTATTGCTCGGCACAACTTCGAGTAGTTCACAACTAGGAGCTTGACCAACTATTCGCCTCTTGTTCCTGTTATTCTTTGCATGTGCAGGGGGTATCAGGTCTGCATGTTTGGCTTGACGACCAATTGAAGAAGCTGGAGCCAATGGTTTCACCACTTTTTTACGCTGACTGACATTGCTATTGTCAGTGGTAGAATTGGGAAAAGCCTTCAGAGACTTTGAGTTTAAATCCATGTACAGACTCTTCAGGTCATGAAGTTCTTCCATTACTTCATCGATTTTGGAGTGTGAATCATTACTCACAACACAGCGATCACACTGCCAGAGTAGATTCGGCATATTTGTCAATAATCTAATAGCATCCTCCGGGAGATCAACACATGCAGTGTGAAAAGTACAACGACAAAGCGATGAGCAACGAACCGCTTCAAAACCGCGAAGCTGCGCTGCTGTAACCTCAGCATTGCATTCGGTGCACGAATAAGAATTCATAGCGAAAAGAAAACACGTCTGACAACAAGGAATGCTAATCAGAGactaattttccgatcgttcctatgacagttatataatataagcctccgattttgataaaattaaattcgaaattaagagttaataaaaaaaatgttatttccaagcgtaggaggttatatgttaaaaaacaccgaagctataatttgtttcctattattttcccaccaattttccgatcgttcttatggcagctatatgatatagtcgttcgatcttgataaaatttaattcgaaattcaaaacttattaaaaaatgttatttccaagcattgGAGGATATATGTAAGAAAACATCAAagcaataatttgttttagttatttttttttttttttttttcgattattcctatgggagctataagatatagttgtccgatccggctggttccgacttatatactacctgcaaaagaaataaaacttttgggaaagtttcagcccgatagcttaaaaactgagagacaactttgcgtagaaacggacggacagacggacatggctagatcgactcgtctagtcatgccgATGAAgactatatatactttatgtggtcggaaacgtctccttcactgcgttgcaagcttctgactgaagtcaatataccctctgcaagggtataatgtTGTGACAATATCTTGTCACGCAAATAATTTTACATTCGGCTAAGTAAATACACTATCTAAAACGTTATTTTTCGTGCCGTTTCAGCATACTGTTTAGCTTATAAAAGGCATTTATTGAGTCGAATGAAATAACAACTCTATAGTCGAgtgtctcgactatcagattcccgttactcagctaaaaggactgggaaagagatggagatatgcgagAACCAAAGCGACCGTTCTTTAACGAGCTCCACCTAGCGGAGATTCCGTTATATGCTTTTCAGTGACTTGTCAAATTTCCGGCATGTAGGTTAATATTGATAATCAAAACGAAATCCCTTTACACCTTGaaaactttataaatatttttagtttttaaaaaacctATATGTGCAAGTGGGCGCCAGTCAGGTTGTAGCGTTATGGCATTTGATGTCgctagagtgagcgtggcactTGGCtgtaacaaacttacgctgcgcaggaatcacaagccgagtcgatctagccatgcccgtccgtatgaacgctgtgatcgcGCAAACTAATAAAGCTAAAACTTTTAGCAAAACTAATGATAgtggaaaaatatttcattacaATTGAAAAGTGTAATGCTAATGAGTATTTTCCATTGGAAAATATAAtgctattgaaaaattgtataattaaatacataattaattaaatttagctTGGGGGTCAATTAAATCTGAAGATATGACCAATTTAATCCAAtccaatttaaataaaattgctACCGCACATAAGGCACGGCACCTTGGCCATCTTAAGAATTCGCGGTTTTTCGTTATCCACCACTAAAGTGCCCCATAAAGAATTGGATCGCATCTAAAATGACATGTCGATTtttgggcttcctgcgcagcgatagtttgtttcagcagagtgccacgtccaccctgacgcccacaatcgcacataacgctaaaacccgtctagcgcccacatttgttaatattttgttaaaatttaaatgagattttttgttattatcaatacccataTACCCATGCCAAATCGGactcattaaaaagttataaccaaataataattaataatttgcAAACTCAATAGTGTAcgatatatttataatgaaaatcGGCTGCTTACGAAATTTCACTAGTGCCACCTAGGTTTCGCGTTATGTTGCGCGTTAGTGATATCTCGTAAACAGCCGATAGGAATAGgcgataggtggcgcttttttgttagctgagtaacgtgTAGTCGAGGTTTCTCTTGTTTTTCACTAGCATTACTTTGTCAAaagtatttaattatttagcattacattttcaaaataatttaaaaagaaatgatAATGATAAAAGACACAACACCGCTAGCTACCTATCTACAAATTGTTCAACTCGGGCCATAAAATTATGACCAAATATCTTAATCGCCGCTAGGTGGCGCAtattctccatttcccttgcgctcccttaagctgagtaacggatatctgaTAGGATAGGTACTCGACAATATCGTTCTTCCTTCTTTTTAAATGGGACGattgaattatatattttccatGAGAGCGGTTTGGAAAGTTAAAAGAAAaatcaatggaaaatatacatacaaatatgttTTGCTTTGTTGGCAGAAGTTTGCAGCGCAGAGAAGAAGGCATTTTCAATTCCATATAATACTTTAGTCACGTCCTTCCGCGTTTCTGTCCATGTCTTATAATATAGTTTTTAATAGACAATAGTCTCACATAATTAAGATTTCACAATTAAGATTTCACAAATACTAATAATATTTGATTTAAATCGGACGACGTAACCATATAGCTGACATGTGAACGATGGAAAAGTTAATGGGAAAATaacagaaaacaaattatttctTTGATGTATTTGGACCTATTCTTCTCTGCTCTGCGGTACAGCTTTCTTCAAATATTAAGGAATAATTaacttatttaatattttgtaacagTAATTATTTTCTGTACCTATATTAAAATTATCTGAATATTAAAGAAACTCTTTTATGTGAAGAGCAACTTCTAGCTGGTATAACAGTATGCGCaaactgaaaaaaaattcCTGCGGTCTTCTATTTAATGGATTGACTTTTGTGCGCGGACCAGTAACTCATATTTAAATGTCTTCCTGTCATTTTTATTCTCCATAGGTGACACACTTAAGATACCTGATTCGGTGATGGGGATTACGTTCCTGGCGGCTGGAACCAGTGTTCCTGAAGCGGTGTCCAGTGTGATCGTGGCGAAACGCGGTAAGTGTTTAAAAATCGATATCAGAGAATGTGTGGAATTCAAGAATCTGCCACAGGTCACGGATCGATGGGGATCTGCAACTCGATTGGGTCGAACACCTTCGACATCCTACTGTGCCTGGGGGTGCCATGGCTGATCAAGGCTGTCTTCTTCCCGATCCAGCCGGGCCAGAACTACGTGGCAATAAATTCGACCGGATTGGAGTACTCGGCGATCACTTTGCTGTCGACGCTGTTCTTGCTTTACCTTACCTTCTCTACGAACAAGTTCAAGCTGGATAAGAAGGTGGGGACCGCCTGCCTAGTGATGTATCTGGTCTTTATGGTTTTCGCCTCCCTCATTGAACTCAATGTGTTCTTTCGCGTCAACCTGCCCACCTGCGGTCGATCATGAGATGGATTGGCGTTCGATAACTGCGCGATATACGAAGGCCGACTTGTGAAGTATGATGTGTGGATGAACGATTTACCATTTTGGATGAATGGATGGTGTGGAGAAAGACCAGGCATTTAGTGCTGGTTTAGTTTTCCGTTTCAGCGTCCGGCAGCTGGCTGGAAAACCCTGAGTGCAGtggtttaattaattaaaatgtattttctgTTCTATTCTATCTACCATGATAGTTGAGTTACGGTATACGTTATGCTGTTATtgtaataatacttttttttttattattattattattaaagtaGACTCATTTACGACCTTCGGTTAAAAACCAAacgaaaaattcaaaatagaTGAGAAGAAATGAAAAGAATAACAC
The genomic region above belongs to Drosophila subpulchrella strain 33 F10 #4 breed RU33 unplaced genomic scaffold, RU_Dsub_v1.1 Primary Assembly Seq15, whole genome shotgun sequence and contains:
- the LOC119558910 gene encoding probable sodium/potassium/calcium exchanger CG1090 isoform X1; the protein is MFSGWDSINFKHYNHGDTLKIPDSVMGITFLAAGTSVPEAVSSVIVAKRGHGSMGICNSIGSNTFDILLCLGVPWLIKAVFFPIQPGQNYVAINSTGLEYSAITLLSTLFLLYLTFSTNKFKLDKKVGTACLVMYLVFMVFASLIELNVFFRVNLPTCGRS
- the LOC119558910 gene encoding sodium/potassium/calcium exchanger 3-like isoform X2, whose translation is MGITFLAAGTSVPEAVSSVIVAKRGHGSMGICNSIGSNTFDILLCLGVPWLIKAVFFPIQPGQNYVAINSTGLEYSAITLLSTLFLLYLTFSTNKFKLDKKVGTACLVMYLVFMVFASLIELNVFFRVNLPTCGRS